One Punica granatum isolate Tunisia-2019 chromosome 3, ASM765513v2, whole genome shotgun sequence genomic window carries:
- the LOC116201029 gene encoding protein BCCIP homolog, with amino-acid sequence MPRRPRKRPLNPRPLTFSPFARSAALVACINSAKQQINESEYLMDTPDKLKGNGHIKNTLEEASMQSESSDEEDFEGVVQADFAFFDPKPDDFHGVKILLQNYLDDKQWDLSGFVDLILEQTTVGTVVKIEGSEDDGIFSFVSALNLGRYKDHKCITELMEYLLTICQEKDVINDLKLLLGERACDVGLLVSQHVMNLPPQLLPPLYDAVFDEVSWATEDEPTEDLRSSFEFKFYILISKLYKHKRTVTKSKPNGKENDTIYAKPEDEIFHKLSSWSFNFPLRKQLVSPDELKDYRPMGLVMAVGADKVSTFRSELKSLIDSPPDS; translated from the exons ATGCCCCGGAGACCAAGAAAACGCCCACTGAATCCTCGGCCGCTTACTTTCTCCCCCTTTGCTCGTTCAGCTGCTCTAGTTGCCTGCATAAACTCAGCAAAACAGCAAATTAATGAGTCAGAATATCTCATGGATACCCCTGATAAGTTAAAAG GTAATGGACATATCAAAAACACCCTTGAAGAGGCAAGTATGCAATCTGAGTCTTCAGATGAAGAggattttgaa GGAGTTGTTCAAGCTGATTTTGCCTTCTTCGATCCGAAACCCGATGACTTCCATGGTGTGAAGATACTGTTGCAGAACTATCTGGATGATAAGCAGTGGGATTTGAGTGGTTTCGTGGACTTAATACTGGAGCAGACAACTGTGGGTACTGTTGTTAAGATTGAGGGGTCTGAAGATGATGGAATCTTCTCTTTTGTCAGTGCCCTGAATTTGGGCAGATATAAG GATCATAAATGCATTACCGAACTTATGGAGTACCTTCTCACGATTTGCCAAGAAAAGGATGTGATAAATGATCTGAAGTTACTTTTGGGGGAGAGAGCATGTGATGTTGGCCTCCTGGTCTCCCAGCATGTGATGAACCTTCCTCCACAGCTTCTGCCTCCACTTTATGACGCCGTCTTCGATGAGGTCTCTTGGGCTACTGAAGATGAG CCAACAGAGGACCTTCGGAGTTCCTTCGAATTCAAgttctatatattaattagcAAACTGTACAAG CATAAGAGAACTGTAACAAAGAGTAAGCCAAATGGCAAAGAAAACGACACTATATATGCTAAGCCAGAAGACGAAATTTTCCATAAG CTCAGCTCGTGGTCCTTCAATTTTCCCTTGCGCAAACAGCTAGTTAGCCCCGACGAG CTTAAAGATTACCGACCGATGGGGTTAGTGATGGCTGTCGGAGCCGACAAAGTTTCTACCTTCCGATCAGAATTGAAATCTTTAATTGATAGTCCTCCAGACTCCTGA